One Salvia splendens isolate huo1 chromosome 12, SspV2, whole genome shotgun sequence genomic window carries:
- the LOC121756927 gene encoding uncharacterized protein LOC121756927, with the protein MASACVNNIGMSPENFLDCPPAAFPSYGWLSPRISFSREFPDEEASKGAANRSSPKRLPMADDADEEKLEEPDPEVSSKDFVDFEFRLEDPVAMLPADELFADGKLVPLHLSSIRHSMTSVPAFSEARSPDTPSYRRRNEISSRDPYLFSPKAPRCSSRWKELLGLKKLYQNSNLKQEDPRMASSLSSNSNNKNSSRGLKHLLHRSSKSSLNTSIDSSLNQPLLKDSDNESISISSRLSLSSSSSGHEHDDLPRLSLDSEKPSRNSHQSTASNLARVRLSKYKSAAMSSENRTAPCRSSRSPMRRAPEIIVPVRGVSVDSPRMNSSGKIVFHSLERSSSSPSTFNGGPRHKHRGMERSYSANVRVTPVLNVPVCSLRGSSKSVVFGFPLFASQQRKETCGGGSSAVNRSQYSHSKNRTDRTRESNQA; encoded by the coding sequence ATGGCGTCTGCGTGCGTGAATAACATCGGAATGTCGCCGGAGAATTTCCTCGACTGTCCTCCGGCGGCTTTCCCGTCATACGGCTGGCTGAGCCCCAGGATATCGTTCAGCCGCGAGTTTCCCGACGAGGAAGCCTCCAAAGGCGCCGCGAATCGTTCGTCTCCGAAGCGCCTGCCGATGGCGGACGATGCGGATGAGGAGAAGCTGGAGGAGCCAGATCCGGAGGTCTCCAGCAAGGATTTCGTCGATTTCGAGTTCCGCCTCGAAGATCCGGTGGCAATGCTCCCCGCCGATGAGCTTTTCGCCGACGGAAAACTAGTTCCGCTCCACCTCTCCTCCATTCGCCACTCGATGACGTCAGTTCCGGCGTTTTCCGAAGCCAGATCTCCGGATACGCCTAGCTACCGGCGGAGGAATGAGATATCGTCGAGAGATCCGTATTTGTTTTCTCCCAAGGCGCCGCGATGCTCGAGCCGGTGGAAAGAGCTTCTCGGCTTGaagaagctgtaccagaacAGCAATTTGAAGCAGGAGGATCCGAGAATGGCGTCGTCTCTATCCTCGAATAGCAACAACAAAAACTCCTCCAGAGGCCTCAAGCACTTGCTTCACCGCAGCTCCAAGTCGTCATTGAATACATCCATAGATTCATCCTTAAATCAACCGCTCTTAAAGGACTCTGACAACGAATCAATATCCATCTCGTCCAGGCTCTCTCTCTCATCGTCCTCATCTGGCCACGAGCACGACGATCTCCCTCGACTCTCGCTCGATTCTGAAAAGCCTAGTCGCAATTCTCATCAATCCACCGCCAGCAATCTCGCCAGAGTCCGATTGTCCAAATATAAATCGGCGGCAATGTCATCGGAAAACCGCACAGCACCATGTAGGTCTAGCCGCAGTCCGATGAGAAGAGCTCCTGAAATCATCGTTCCAGTTCGCGGCGTTTCCGTCGACAGTCCTCGGATGAACTCCTCCGGAAAAATCGTTTTCCATAGCTTGGAGAGAAGCTCGAGCAGCCCGAGCACCTTCAACGGCGGGCCGAGACACAAGCATCGAGGAATGGAGCGGTCGTATTCAGCCAACGTCCGCGTCACTCCGGTCCTCAACGTGCCGGTGTGCTCCCTCCGCGGTTCGTCCAAATCGGTTGTTTTCGGTTTTCCATTGTTCGCGTCGCAACAGAGGAAAGAAACATGTGGTGGTGGTAGCAGCGCTGTGAATAGAAGTCAGTATAGTCACAGCAAGAACCGCACAGATCGAACAAGAGAGAGCAATCAGGCTTag